A region from the Salicibibacter cibarius genome encodes:
- a CDS encoding AMP-binding protein, with product MDISVVNRVAIGDIIRRSARRFPEKPSLIEDERVLTFKDLDKMCNQFANYLLNSGLEKGDKIATICGNSIEHAVVSCATAKAGMIWVPINPGVGLDEKTYILNETGPKLLIGDAELIKRSFNELSEICPFILFADEDFHGAGNTVQYALENQDQSEPDVHIEDRDVAQIMYTSGTTGNPKGVMISHLAVYISSLGNIIESGYRQDSVALAMMPMFHCAQHAMLTSSLHHGNTVVILKGFEPELFMQTVEKHRVTGMFALPLMYRVLLDHPKRAHYDLSSLEKCMYAMAPMDRTTLERLTEAFDADFFLGTGQTEMYPATMMFKPEEQLRRFGSYWGESSLLVDTAIMDDAGNIVPDGEVGEIVHRGPTVMNGYFNKEEATEKSREYNWHHTGDLGYWDPDGQLVFVDRKKDMIKTGGENVASIKVEETLFLHSKVANASVVGLPHEHWIEAITAFVTPKPGENVTEQEIIDHCAEHLGSFQVPKSVIFLKQLPATMTGKVKKNVLRGEYKNHYLQAPSH from the coding sequence ATGGACATTTCTGTTGTGAATCGCGTGGCGATTGGAGATATTATCCGCAGGAGCGCGCGCCGTTTTCCGGAAAAGCCGTCTCTGATAGAAGATGAACGTGTCTTGACTTTTAAAGACCTCGATAAAATGTGTAATCAGTTTGCCAATTATTTGCTGAATAGCGGTTTGGAGAAAGGGGATAAGATTGCCACGATTTGCGGCAATTCCATTGAACACGCCGTTGTCTCTTGCGCCACGGCTAAAGCAGGGATGATTTGGGTGCCGATCAACCCAGGCGTTGGGCTGGACGAGAAAACGTATATCCTAAATGAAACAGGGCCGAAACTATTGATCGGAGATGCCGAATTAATCAAACGTTCATTTAATGAATTATCCGAGATCTGTCCTTTCATCCTGTTCGCTGACGAAGATTTCCATGGTGCAGGAAATACCGTTCAATATGCTTTGGAAAATCAGGATCAATCAGAACCTGATGTCCATATTGAAGATCGGGATGTGGCGCAAATCATGTACACGAGTGGAACGACCGGCAACCCCAAAGGGGTGATGATCAGCCATTTGGCTGTTTATATTTCCAGCTTGGGGAACATTATTGAAAGCGGGTATAGGCAGGACTCCGTAGCTCTTGCGATGATGCCCATGTTCCATTGTGCCCAACACGCGATGCTGACGTCGTCATTACATCACGGTAATACGGTTGTCATTTTAAAGGGATTCGAACCGGAATTATTCATGCAAACAGTGGAAAAGCACAGGGTGACGGGGATGTTTGCTTTGCCCCTCATGTATCGGGTATTGCTCGATCATCCGAAACGTGCCCACTATGATTTAAGCTCACTGGAAAAATGCATGTATGCCATGGCACCGATGGACCGAACAACACTTGAACGACTTACTGAAGCGTTCGATGCTGATTTCTTCCTTGGCACGGGACAAACGGAAATGTATCCCGCGACCATGATGTTCAAACCCGAGGAACAGTTAAGGCGTTTCGGTTCCTATTGGGGCGAATCGTCTCTGCTTGTCGACACAGCTATTATGGATGATGCTGGAAATATTGTCCCCGATGGGGAAGTTGGCGAAATCGTCCACCGTGGCCCGACGGTGATGAATGGGTATTTTAATAAGGAAGAAGCAACGGAAAAAAGCAGGGAGTATAACTGGCACCACACCGGTGACCTCGGTTACTGGGATCCGGACGGACAATTGGTGTTTGTCGACCGTAAAAAGGATATGATCAAAACCGGCGGGGAAAATGTTGCATCGATAAAAGTGGAAGAAACCCTCTTTTTACATTCAAAAGTGGCCAATGCGTCTGTCGTCGGTTTGCCCCATGAGCATTGGATCGAAGCGATTACCGCTTTTGTTACCCCAAAGCCGGGGGAAAACGTTACCGAGCAGGAGATCATCGACCATTGTGCTGAACATTTGGGATCTTTTCAAGTCCCCAAATCCGTGATTTTTTTGAAACAGCTGCCCGCGACAATGACCGGAAAAGTAAAGAAAAATGTGCTGCGCGGAGAATATAAAAATCACTATCTGCAAGCCCCCTCACATTAA
- a CDS encoding AtuA-related protein: MPIVQLNDVAQARSGDKGNKVDLGLFVNDEELYDVLLEQVTANRVKEHFEGLVFGDVFRYELPNILALKFVCEEALNGGGSSSIRVDNLGKTFGSALLRMNIEISDDLEKKLDMSKRRR; the protein is encoded by the coding sequence ATGCCAATCGTGCAGTTAAATGATGTTGCGCAAGCGAGGTCAGGTGACAAAGGGAATAAGGTTGATCTCGGTCTTTTCGTTAACGATGAAGAACTTTATGACGTGTTGCTTGAACAGGTCACTGCAAACAGAGTAAAAGAACACTTTGAAGGGCTCGTTTTCGGGGATGTTTTCCGCTATGAGCTGCCCAATATTCTTGCTTTAAAATTTGTGTGCGAGGAAGCGTTGAATGGGGGCGGATCTTCGTCGATTCGCGTGGATAATTTGGGGAAAACATTTGGTTCAGCTCTCTTGCGCATGAACATAGAGATTTCAGATGATTTAGAGAAAAAATTAGATATGTCCAAAAGGAGGCGCTAA
- a CDS encoding acyl-CoA dehydrogenase family protein, which produces MRKTIRKFVKEELRPHADEWEDAGEFPRDIFKRMGDLGFLGLCYPEEVGGQGGDYFMALVFAEEMHACGSGGVSMATAVQTDMATPPILKFGTKDQHERFLKPALKGEKIASIGISEPNHGSDVASIETRAKREGDEWVINGAKTYITNGPRADFITLVTRTSDEPGYKGISLFLVESDRPGFSVSKKLDKVGMRASDTAELIFEDVRVPHENLLGVEGQGFYQIMWELQGERLISAAGAVAGAEHTYNQVLDYAKNRKQFGKSIVDNQVIAHLFAEMATEIELCREMTYATAYRFQKGEVPVKEISIAKLACSQMAHWVADRALQIYGGNGYMEEYPAARSWRDSRLARIGAGTDEIMKQIIAKQIGL; this is translated from the coding sequence ATGAGGAAAACGATACGAAAATTCGTGAAAGAGGAACTCAGGCCCCACGCGGATGAATGGGAAGACGCAGGAGAGTTTCCCCGAGATATCTTTAAGAGAATGGGGGACTTAGGTTTTCTCGGATTATGCTATCCGGAGGAAGTCGGCGGCCAGGGCGGCGATTATTTTATGGCGCTCGTTTTTGCCGAAGAAATGCATGCCTGCGGAAGCGGCGGCGTCTCCATGGCAACGGCCGTACAGACCGATATGGCGACACCGCCGATCCTGAAATTCGGGACGAAAGATCAGCATGAGCGGTTTTTGAAACCGGCTTTGAAAGGTGAAAAAATTGCATCTATCGGTATATCGGAGCCGAATCATGGTTCGGATGTGGCTTCCATTGAGACGCGGGCAAAAAGAGAAGGCGATGAATGGGTCATTAATGGTGCGAAGACTTACATTACAAACGGACCGCGCGCCGACTTTATTACATTGGTCACCCGAACATCGGATGAACCGGGTTATAAGGGCATTAGCTTATTTCTCGTTGAATCGGACCGTCCCGGCTTTTCTGTCAGTAAAAAACTGGATAAAGTTGGCATGCGCGCATCGGACACGGCAGAACTGATTTTCGAAGATGTCAGAGTTCCCCATGAAAATTTGTTGGGGGTGGAAGGCCAAGGGTTTTACCAGATTATGTGGGAACTTCAAGGCGAGCGTTTAATCAGCGCCGCGGGAGCTGTTGCCGGAGCCGAGCATACCTATAATCAGGTGCTTGACTATGCAAAAAATCGTAAGCAATTCGGCAAGTCGATCGTAGACAACCAAGTGATCGCCCATCTTTTCGCAGAAATGGCAACGGAAATTGAGCTGTGCCGTGAAATGACTTATGCCACTGCCTATCGATTCCAAAAGGGGGAAGTGCCAGTCAAGGAAATCTCGATCGCGAAACTGGCTTGTTCACAGATGGCTCATTGGGTCGCGGACCGCGCCCTGCAAATCTACGGTGGAAACGGTTATATGGAGGAATATCCGGCCGCGCGTTCCTGGCGCGATTCCCGTTTGGCTCGAATCGGGGCCGGTACGGATGAAATTATGAAACAAATTATAGCGAAACAAATCGGCTTATAA
- a CDS encoding acyl-CoA dehydrogenase family protein, which yields MRHWIFTDEHELFRKTVRKFVANEITPNVEQWEEDGEVPRSLFHRFGELGYLGIKFPEEYGGGDMDLVTAAVLTEEMARSGSGGVGASIGAHTNIALPVIANFGSHAQKEKYLKLGIKGEKIAALGITEPEAGSDVASMKTTAKREGDHYVLNGSKTFITNGVNSDFAVIAAKTKEEPQHKNISFFIVEKGTEGFTTGKKLKKLGWRASDTGELFFDHVKVPAENLIGEENKGFRYIMKNFQWERLVMALGCIGLAEITLEAAVKYSKERTQFGRPIGKFQVLNHKMADMAVEIEKTKHLTYRALYLYENGEDALKETTMAKKYASEMINRVTDQAVQIHGGAGYMMEYPVQRYWRDGRIQSIGGGTTQVMNEILVKALGITN from the coding sequence ATGAGACACTGGATTTTTACAGACGAACATGAATTGTTTCGTAAAACGGTGCGAAAATTTGTTGCCAACGAAATTACGCCTAACGTCGAACAATGGGAAGAAGATGGGGAGGTTCCAAGAAGTTTATTTCATCGTTTCGGTGAACTCGGTTATTTGGGGATTAAATTTCCTGAGGAATACGGCGGAGGCGATATGGATCTCGTGACGGCAGCAGTTCTTACCGAGGAAATGGCCCGATCGGGTTCGGGAGGTGTTGGGGCTTCTATCGGGGCGCACACGAACATCGCTTTACCTGTCATCGCCAATTTCGGAAGCCATGCCCAAAAAGAAAAATACCTGAAACTGGGTATTAAAGGTGAAAAGATCGCTGCCCTCGGCATTACCGAGCCGGAAGCAGGTTCTGATGTCGCTTCCATGAAGACGACCGCAAAACGGGAAGGCGATCATTATGTTTTAAATGGATCGAAAACATTTATCACGAACGGGGTTAATTCGGATTTCGCAGTTATTGCTGCAAAAACAAAAGAAGAGCCACAGCATAAAAATATCAGTTTTTTTATCGTGGAAAAAGGAACGGAGGGCTTCACGACCGGGAAAAAGTTAAAAAAATTAGGTTGGCGGGCTTCAGATACGGGCGAATTGTTTTTTGACCATGTGAAAGTCCCCGCTGAGAATTTGATCGGCGAAGAAAATAAAGGTTTTCGTTACATTATGAAAAACTTTCAATGGGAACGTCTCGTTATGGCCCTCGGTTGTATCGGCTTAGCGGAAATAACGTTGGAAGCTGCAGTCAAATACAGCAAAGAGCGGACACAATTCGGGCGCCCGATCGGCAAATTCCAAGTGCTAAATCATAAAATGGCAGACATGGCCGTGGAAATTGAAAAAACGAAACATTTAACCTACCGTGCGCTTTATCTCTACGAAAATGGTGAAGATGCACTTAAAGAAACAACCATGGCGAAAAAGTATGCCTCGGAAATGATTAATCGCGTTACTGATCAAGCTGTGCAGATTCATGGGGGTGCTGGCTATATGATGGAATACCCGGTGCAACGTTATTGGCGTGACGGAAGAATCCAATCAATCGGCGGCGGAACGACACAAGTCATGAATGAAATTTTGGTGAAGGCGTTGGGAATTACAAATTAG
- a CDS encoding DUF6230 family protein: MGNALRVSKKRLGIIASAAGAGLTALLLSLFMSGSLFAAFPLAGVGGFTISADTIEGEDFELYPVIGETAENPVWAQAAVELGTAAIDGLVLSKNINTEDALGAYGVNSVDVQVTSSGVVEGDDLSLRVSGIDSNDSQFAGLEVTENYTDNPLNAIDLTAPELTLDNPELNTHFLSAQSIGIPGLKVQVISNTDDGSIGGF, encoded by the coding sequence ATGGGGAACGCATTACGGGTTAGCAAAAAGCGTTTAGGGATTATAGCTAGCGCGGCGGGAGCCGGGCTCACGGCGTTGTTGCTTTCGCTGTTCATGTCGGGTTCGTTATTTGCCGCATTTCCGCTCGCGGGGGTTGGCGGCTTTACGATCAGTGCCGATACAATTGAAGGGGAGGATTTTGAACTATATCCGGTTATCGGTGAAACTGCTGAAAACCCGGTTTGGGCACAGGCTGCTGTTGAATTAGGAACCGCTGCCATTGATGGATTAGTATTATCGAAAAACATTAACACCGAAGATGCCCTTGGCGCTTATGGGGTGAATAGCGTAGATGTACAAGTGACATCTTCAGGTGTTGTCGAAGGGGATGATTTAAGCCTGCGTGTATCTGGCATTGACTCTAATGACTCGCAATTTGCAGGATTGGAAGTCACGGAGAATTACACCGATAATCCACTCAATGCCATTGACTTAACGGCACCGGAATTAACTTTGGATAACCCGGAGTTAAATACGCATTTCTTGTCTGCGCAAAGCATCGGGATCCCGGGCTTGAAGGTCCAAGTCATCTCTAACACGGATGATGGGAGCATCGGGGGCTTTTAA
- a CDS encoding DUF6114 domain-containing protein, which translates to MAKLGLIFDALAMAIIGLLTGAFVGGLVLGAGMPGGIAGGIMAAALLVLFTLTFHFLEWDVANRKVKYASIGILPGVLIGGTQLIGLGIPGAVIFGMVNAIIFAAILDPIIQNLVKKERYVLYPGHYLFVFLLGTISAFLTIQIVGITSRMVDFEMAVSALPLAMTNIIVFGTVLIVYFIGLAVKKRQLESWRMAFKARWLLLTLSAGLGIALVGVITSVHYGIVVSEALVAGAAFVLPYGIALLLPLSFGYLAAQNSNRPVMGSVFSLVGGLAVLAFGISVAPMLLLPGSGLMWAGLIFGLFMVMLSFVSLTKPEMNVFTGSSIIIFSILSFIGAAGGLIIGGLLGIAGGVLIAAWDGSVSKEDDHDEMEGGPKDISSASPNTVSG; encoded by the coding sequence ATGGCAAAATTAGGATTGATTTTTGATGCTCTGGCCATGGCGATTATTGGTCTGCTTACCGGCGCTTTTGTCGGGGGGCTCGTACTGGGGGCGGGTATGCCGGGAGGGATTGCCGGAGGAATTATGGCAGCTGCTTTGCTTGTTTTATTTACATTGACGTTTCATTTTTTGGAGTGGGATGTGGCGAACAGAAAAGTAAAATATGCAAGCATCGGCATTTTGCCCGGTGTGCTAATCGGTGGGACCCAACTCATTGGTCTTGGCATACCCGGAGCGGTTATTTTTGGAATGGTTAACGCCATTATTTTTGCTGCCATACTTGATCCCATCATTCAAAACTTGGTTAAAAAAGAACGCTACGTATTGTACCCGGGGCATTATTTGTTTGTGTTTTTACTCGGTACGATTAGCGCATTTTTGACGATTCAAATCGTCGGAATCACAAGCAGGATGGTGGATTTCGAAATGGCTGTTTCCGCACTCCCATTAGCAATGACGAACATCATCGTTTTTGGAACCGTTTTAATCGTTTATTTTATTGGATTAGCGGTGAAAAAAAGACAGCTGGAAAGTTGGCGTATGGCATTTAAGGCGAGGTGGTTGCTACTGACCTTGTCGGCAGGTTTGGGTATTGCGCTTGTGGGCGTGATCACTTCCGTTCATTATGGCATCGTTGTATCGGAAGCCTTGGTCGCAGGTGCCGCTTTTGTTCTTCCTTATGGCATAGCGTTGCTTTTGCCGCTTTCGTTTGGATACTTGGCGGCTCAAAACTCAAATCGCCCGGTAATGGGTTCGGTCTTTTCCCTCGTCGGCGGTCTGGCAGTATTGGCTTTCGGCATTAGTGTGGCTCCGATGCTATTGCTGCCGGGAAGCGGTTTAATGTGGGCCGGGCTGATTTTTGGTTTGTTTATGGTCATGTTATCTTTTGTAAGTTTAACTAAGCCGGAAATGAATGTTTTTACAGGATCTTCAATTATTATTTTTTCCATTTTGTCCTTTATCGGCGCAGCCGGTGGGTTAATCATCGGCGGGCTGCTTGGCATCGCCGGCGGAGTACTAATCGCGGCCTGGGATGGTTCTGTCTCGAAAGAGGATGACCATGATGAAATGGAAGGAGGGCCAAAAGACATCTCTTCTGCTTCCCCAAATACAGTTAGTGGATAA
- a CDS encoding DUF6230 family protein — protein sequence MGNVLNVSKKRLGLIGAAAGAGLTAVLLSLFISGSLFAAFPLAGIGGFTISADEIEGTDFSLYPAIGETAEYEDWAQAGVDLGTADIHGLVLSKNIDTEDALGAYGVNSVDVQVTSSGVVEGDNLSLMVSGIDAVDSQFTSLEVSEHYTDDPMDSFDLAAPELLLDDAELNTHYLSADSIGIPGLQVQVISNTEDGSIGGF from the coding sequence ATGGGGAACGTGCTAAACGTTAGCAAGAAGCGTTTGGGATTGATTGGTGCTGCGGCAGGTGCAGGACTGACCGCAGTGTTATTGTCGTTATTCATCTCAGGATCGTTATTCGCTGCATTTCCATTAGCCGGGATTGGTGGCTTCACGATTAGTGCCGATGAAATTGAGGGGACGGATTTCTCGTTGTATCCGGCAATTGGCGAGACGGCGGAATATGAGGATTGGGCACAAGCCGGCGTTGACTTGGGAACCGCCGACATTCACGGTTTAGTCCTTTCCAAGAACATTGATACGGAAGATGCGCTTGGAGCTTATGGGGTCAATAGTGTTGATGTGCAAGTGACATCTTCAGGTGTCGTTGAAGGCGATAATCTAAGTCTAATGGTCTCCGGTATCGATGCTGTTGATTCGCAATTTACCAGCCTTGAGGTCTCGGAACACTACACCGACGACCCAATGGATTCGTTTGACTTAGCTGCACCGGAGTTATTGCTTGACGATGCGGAATTAAACACGCATTACTTGTCCGCTGATAGCATCGGGATCCCTGGCTTGCAGGTTCAGGTTATTTCTAACACGGAAGATGGAAGCATTGGAGGCTTTTAA